CTTTATCCCCTACTTTCCTCAATTGAGGCCACTAATTAATCCAAGCAAGAGAAAATGAAGCCCTGAACTACAGTGGTGTGAGTGAAAAGACAAGGGAATTACAATACATCTAcactggtctacttgctgttccttgaccATGACAGCCCACCTACCAGCTCCCTTCTGTTGCACTGGCTCTCCCCATGACTGGAAAGGTGACCCTCCAACCTCCACCTATTGCTTTCTTTCATGACTCgactaaatcccaccttctgcaagaggcctttcccactCCTGCCTGGCCCCTCAGAACACCTTTCATATCTTCTACATATCTACCAGGTACTCATTtatttgtttctcccattagaagagagttccttgaaggctatttttgcccttctttgtatctccagcacttagcatagtgcttaacccatgataagcacttaataaatgcttactgacaggATTTAAGCTCCTCAAATACTTGCAGCAAAACAACAGAAAATGAATCCTCAAAATTATAATGGCCAagcctggccccaaagaagaaacatgaaaaggcacTTCCCCTCTATTTCTTTACAGAGGTTGGAGACTAAGAGTATAGAACACATACATAATGTTGGCTTTTTTAATGCGTTGGTTACTTTTTACTGaacttttttgtccttttttatttttcattataagggGTGGCTCTTTAGAAGGGGAAGAATGAATAGAGGCAGAAATGTTGGTGAGGTAAATATAACAGTTGACAatagaaatgtaattttaaaaattcaaagtttATCAGATTGGAGTGGATAATGAACGCAAAAGATATTATGAATGTCAAAGCAACAGGACTTGGAAATTTATGAgagtggagggaagaggagagaaaatagggaAAAGCAGGGAGGACAATCAAGGGAGAATCCTAGGTTGTGAAACTAAGTCACTGGAAGGACAGTGATGCTCTCAAGACCAACAGGGAAATACAAGATACAGCATCACAGAACACAAAAGCTACAAGAGACTTTAGCATGGTACAGGAGAaacagcactggatttgaagtcaaaggaccagggttcaaatcctaggtctGCTACTTTTTACCTGTGCTACTTTGggctctgagcctgtttcctcatctctagaatTAAAGGATtaggtccctcccacctctaagTAGATCAGCCTAagtctagtccaaactcctcttAAATTGAACACCAGGGGAAGTGACCCACTCAAGCTATCACTGCTAGTGGTAGAGCCTCGTCTTTGCTTCTTCCACCTGTCAATAGGGAGGATGCTCAACTCTTCATTCAAAAGAACATGGTAAATGTATCTATCGCCGTAGCCACATCTCCACCTACTCTGCTTCCCTGAGCTTCACCTGGCATTGAGTTTGTACTCCTTGTATGCTATCAACATGCAGACAtcattccttcctcactctgtaTCACTCGCATGGCACCTACACGACTGTGCTGATCTCATTTAACTCCCTGAGAACAAGGATCAGTACTTATTGTATATATTATCCTTCTCAGAACCTAGCACAGCACAATTTACACAATAAGCTCTCAAGTACTGAAGGAATAAGAGTAGTGCCACGGCCTAGTAGACTGAGCAATAGATTCAGGAATCACATAGGCTGGAGTCAAGCTGCAACACATTCACTTAGACAGTAACTAGGTGAGCTTGCACCATTCTGAACCTACTGTATACATGGCAAATTAGGGGTGATAATGCTGGCACTtggcctacctcccagggttaagaaaactattttacaaactataaagcattatataagccTAAGTTGTGATAAGAGAGAATGTCTTCATGTTatgaattctaaaaaaaaaaagcaaccaaaatgcaagatacaaaatgaaaaggGCTAAATCCCTTCAttgtacagaggaagaaactgaggttttagTGAACAGAtttagtgaattgcccaagggGATACAAcgactcaaatccaagtcaccAGGATCTAACCCTTGCTGTCTTTCAATGGCTcttactacaccatgctgctttcTCTCTGTAAATCTGCAAATAAGTCACTTTGACCAACACATTCTCTCCCCAAGTAATGACTATTTTAATGAAACCCATGATAGGGAGTAGAGCTAAAATATCTCTCACTATAGCACTCCTCCCAAGCCTTATTATTCCAAGAATTTTTACTGTCTAGTTCAGCATCCCAACCTTCAAAATGTTCAGAAACATGGTGTAATGGAGAGACCATTGAGTATGAATCCTCAGTTCAACCACTAACCAACAACCTAGAGCAAACCACTTCTCTGAGTCTaagcttcctcatccataaagtaagGAAATTGGACTACATGATTTCTAGGGTCCCTTTTCCACTGGACAGCTAAATAGGAGCAGAGGAAGAATCTCTGCAGAGACTAGCATCAAGACAGCACAAGCAAAAGTAATCACAGGAACTAAGTGCTGACTTAAAAGGTGAGGTTAAAAATCAGTACAAATCAAATCAGAGGAAAACACAAACCTAACAAGTCTAACCTTAAATGTGAATTGATTAAGCAATCCAATAAGACATTCCAGGTTCTCGAGTCCCTACCCGCTCTAACATTCCACAAGTCTGTGGCAGCTATAAACAGGAGAGGAATTACCCTGAGCTGGGTGACACCATTACCTGAGAATGTTGATACAACCATTGCCATTTGTCAGGAAGAacatattgttgtcattattccAGGAGATTTCGTTTACTTCAAACTTAAACTGCTCCTCTGCTTTGGAACGGTGGGTCTTAGCATCGATGAAAGTGACCACGTCGTCTTTGTTGCCCACAGCAATGGTCTGCCCATCAGGACTCCAGCAAATGTTAATATTCTCccctgggaaggaagaaaataagcaaactgacttgaccaagatcCACCAAACAGGCTGTCTAAGGAGCGGCTGCAGTGCAATGGAAAGGACACAGGGCATGAAgctgaaagacctgggttcaaaaatcaattatatttactagctgtatgactgggcACATCACCGCCTGCAAGATTCGGTCAACAAGATGAAGCCGGTAATCTTTGCACTATCACATCTAAGGCTTATTGTGAAGGTGATTTGttatatataaatgcattttGGGTtattaggataatacaagattaaAACTTTTCTTGGAATACTGCATTGAGTACTAACTTTGATATTAGTCAGGAACATATCACCTAAGCTGCTAAATATTCTAAACCCGGTGACCTCTTATCAAATATGGCAATTCAAAACTCATTTCTATCGTgacttaaggtttacaaagcacattcctCAACACAAACTTGTAGGGGAGACAGGGAtaagaactggacctgtgatttcactggtatagggaacatGGTGGGAAGGAGAGTGAAGAGGGGTGAACAGACTCCCTCTACAAATACAGGTCAGCATCTCCTCTGCAACTTACCCTCTAAGAGAGCTGCCTAAAGCGGGTGTCAAACACCCTGccgaaacagattaaaatgtaactgagaaaagtttaacaaaatttttaaaaaacattaatttATGATTTTCTAAATTAATATGGCACCTGCAGagattctatttcagtttgatacCATGGGCCTAGGGCACTGATAAGCTAAGTGACTTTTCCTAGGTGACACAGCCAGATGTCTCAGAGGACATatatgaactcaagtctctcTGGCTTCTATGCTGCATTTTGTAAAGCAGATTGTGcaaatatcattctcattttatagataagaaaacaggctAAGAAAGTTCAAATAATTTATCCAAAGTTACCAGGTAACAAGTAACAGACCTGGAATTTGAGCCCAAGTTGTATGACatctaaatccagtgttccttccaccAGACcagtatagatatatagagatagatacatagagatgGATGGATGCACAGGCAGAAAAAATGCTTTTAGCAATCCCTTCTGTGAATAATTTGCATGAAAATATTAGCTCGCATTTCTATATACTGCTTTTCCAAAGGAAAACCTGTGATGCCTGGGTGAAAATAACTATCACAATTTTAAtgaaaggaaaccaaggctcagaagtGAACTTACTTTCTCCAGGTCACTGGGACTTTGCCCTACATCTTCTACTCCACTTTCCATGTAACACACTACAGTACACCATGacaatcccttcctccctcttgaGAATCACCTTTAGTATTCACAGTGGCGATGCATTTTGTAGTTCTAACATCCCAGATGCGAATAGTTTTGTCCCCAGATGCAGTGACAAAGAGGTCTGGATTACTCGGGTGCCAACAAAGCTGATCCACACTGTCCCCATGCCCTCGGTAGTTATTTTCCTTTACCTAAAATGAGGATGGCATTCATTAGCTCAGATACAAATACTTCCATGGGCCACTTGGGAATACTGGAGAGTCTCTGCAATAGCCGCCCCAATGACCCTTCTCCATCACCCACCCACAGCACTTCCAAAGATGCCCATCACTTCTTCCTCAGTCCCTGGACCCATGATCTTCTTTCAGCTCCTGTCCCCACCTCCTCTAATCTTCCACTTCCCTTATCCTCCCACCCTTCATCCCTACAGTGACCAGCCCCCTCAcacattttcctttctcctctgtctTCTACACAGTACCCCTCCATGACTTTCTACTCTCCAAATCTCCAGATATTTCAATTCagctcaaaaaaaatatttattagccaCCTATCAGAGCAACAGGTGTTTGTGATAAGAATGAAAAttacaaaaacaagagaaaaagtcACTGCCCTCAAACATATGGGGAGGGAGGTGTGAAGTACAAGTTCACAAACAAGCACAATGTGTTAAGAATGGAGCAATAAtaatggaggagggaagggaagtggaACAAGGAAAGCTTTGTGTGTGAGGTGGAGCCTTAAATGGAACAGAAGCTGGGAAGGGagacagcttgtgcaaaggcaCGGTGGTGGGAGATGGAAATGTCGCCGTGTAGAGGAAAAATCAAGCAGCCCACTTTGGCCTTCCAGGGCCAGGAGCCCCTTAAGACTCCCAACTCCTGCACTacagcctcccccaccccaccccccgggGCCGAGCGCACCAGGCGGTCCTTCTCCAGCAAGAAGACGCTGGCCGTCTTGTCGAAGGAGCCCGAGGCCAGGCGGCGCCCGTCACAGCTCCAGGCCACCGAGTGCACCTTGGCGCTGTGCGCCGGGAACTCGCGAGTCTTGCTGTGGCTCCGGAACAGCTCCTGCATCCCGGCCACATAGCGGGACGGGCCTCCCGCAGAGATACCCCAGGGCCAGGCCCCCCCAACAGCGCCCAGCCCCAGCGCAGAGCTCCCCGCCAGGGTCGAGGCGCCCGCCATCCCGCGCACACAGAGCCAAGCCGCGAGCGCAAGACAGCAAACGCCAACCGCCACCCACGCGCCGCTCTGGCAGCTGGGCCGGAGACGCGCAAGCGCACTCCCTCCGCCCAACCGCCGACGGGGGGAGAAGCTAGGAGGCCGGGGCCTCCCGCCGGAATCGCGCAAGCGCACTCAGCCCACCCAACCCCCCCCCCTTAGGCAGGAGCGAGGAACCGCCGCCGCCAGAAATGCGCAAGCGCACTCCTCCGGGGACCCGCGCCGATTCCGGAAGCGTGGGGAACCGAGTGGCGCAAGCGCATTCACACAGCCCCAGTGCCCTGTGGAAGGATGGGAAAGGGTTTTAAAACTACAACTCCCATCCTTCAGAGTCCTCTCTCTCCTGTGACCCCTTTTTAATATTGACCGTCCTTCGGCATCTCCTCAAGTCCTGCTTCCGATAGTCTTACATTTTCCCTGCTATCTTGTCTTCCTGTGCCATAGCTGAGCGGGAGCGGGTAGCCTAGAAACAGCCTGGAAACAGAAGGCCATTGATGCCCTTGGGAGACCGACACCGTGCAGAAAGAGGCTGGGGACGTGGGGGCGGGGCGGAAAGAGCGGGTTGCGGGGGAAGCCAGAAAGGCTGCCTTGGCAATCCAGGTGAACGCAGAAGACAGGGAAATTGAGAGTGACCTTTGACGGCTGCTTTCCGggcatattaacaaataataaataaaataata
This region of Trichosurus vulpecula isolate mTriVul1 chromosome 3, mTriVul1.pri, whole genome shotgun sequence genomic DNA includes:
- the LOC118844980 gene encoding THO complex subunit 3, whose translation is MAGASTLAGSSALGLGAVGGAWPWGISAGGPSRYVAGMQELFRSHSKTREFPAHSAKVHSVAWSCDGRRLASGSFDKTASVFLLEKDRLVKENNYRGHGDSVDQLCWHPSNPDLFVTASGDKTIRIWDVRTTKCIATVNTKGENINICWSPDGQTIAVGNKDDVVTFIDAKTHRSKAEEQFKFEVNEISWNNDNNMFFLTNGNGCINILSYPELKPVQSINAHPSNCICIKFDPTGKYFATGSADALVSLWDVDELVCVRCFSRLDWPVRTLSFSHDGKMLASASEDHFIDIAEVETGDKLWEVQCESPTFTVAWHPKRPLLAFACDDKDGKYDSSREAGTVKLFGLPNDS